In Vigna angularis cultivar LongXiaoDou No.4 chromosome 8, ASM1680809v1, whole genome shotgun sequence, one DNA window encodes the following:
- the LOC108344624 gene encoding TMV resistance protein N isoform X6: MCPESITNLGIHGIGGMGKTTLARAVYNSIADQFEGLCFLDGVRENAVKQGLVHLQEMLLSEIVGEKDIRIGSVSKGISIIKHRLHRKKVLLILDDVDKLEQVRATAGERNWFGSGSRVIITTRDKHLLQGVDGKYEVEDLNEEEALELLSWNAFKDHRVDPCYKDISNQAVAYASGLPLALEVIGSLLFGKGTREWESALDQFKKIPNRRIQEILKVSYNALEENQQRIFLDIACCLKGYELEEVEDILGVHYGVCMKYDIGVLVDKSLIKIKNGCVTLHELIEVMGKEIDRQESPKELGKHRRLWFHKDIIQVLAENTGTSEIEIICLDFPLYEEDEEVFVEWDGEAFKKMENLKTLIIRNSHFSKGPAYLPNSLRVLEWWTYPLQDLPTDFHPSKLAICKLPRSCFTSLELATISKACVMGSFPRSFEDYSVGSYLFSLFLLQKFMNLTVLNFDGTECLTKIPDISSLQNLEKLTFECCENLVAIHGSVGFLDKLKILSAFGCSKLTSFPPIKLISLERLDISSCSSLESFPEILGKMENITQLELKYTPLKEFPFSFRNLARLQDLVLVDCGNVQLPSSIVMLPELAEIFALGCKGWLLPKQDENDEEKLSSVSSNVKCLCLSGCNLSDEYFPMVLAWFGNVKELELSSNSFTFLPECIKQCRSLKLLNLDNCEHLREIRGTPPNLEYFSAGNCKSMSFCCSAMLLDQELHVAGNTMFCLPGSRIPEWLEQQSIGPSLSFWFREKFPVMDLCFVIGPMGKDSILFRPIMTINGNTMEIQSLTDKRFCFDFPALDYHILIIGTKYMKFGDNLDKPLSKNEWNHVVVSIALDFEPTPKEIIVKQTALHVIKPESSMDDIQFTDPCKQPSFKEKQRLVDTVDCHRQFMQHQTTLVSLEPHVRQGRNSLSLIPPQECKNNLNWDSFSTGTSSIASVQEYEIASKKLRLDMGILQFVQQRKRLAILGLLQQRRMASLDLLQRRGRELLSLLCSPSLELMVSWQRRCITTFQGLQEQHLPSTIKQNFEGCNGINEAKVNEVIRCNNNYGNDNERNPLVEQLLLRKEDDIHSKRYQHVWKMASDPMELEYLVHIQKINLSQR; this comes from the exons ATGTGTCCGGAAAGCATTACAAACTTGG GGATTCATGGAATAGGCGGAATGGGGAAGACAACACTAGCTCGAGCAGTTTACAATTCCATTGCAGACCAATTTGAAGGTTTATGTTTTCTTGATGGTGTGAGAGAAAACGCTGTTAAACAAGGGTTAGTACATCTCCAAGAGATGCTTCTTTCTGAAATAGTTGGAGAGAAGGATATTAGGATAGGAAGTGTAAGCAAAGGAATTTCAATAATAAAGCATAGGCTCCACCGAAAGAAGGTTCTTTTGATTCTTGACGATGTTGACAAACTAGAACAAGTGCGAGCAACGGCTGGAGAGCGTAATTGGTTTGGTTCTGGCAGCAGAGTCATCATAACAACTAGGGACAAACATTTGCTTCAGGGAGTTGATGGAAAATATGAGGTAGAGGACTTAAATGAGGAAGAAGCACTTGAATTGCTTAGTTGGAATGCTTTTAAAGATCACAGAGTTGATCCATGTTACAAGGACATTTCAAACCAAGCAGTGGCTTATGCTTCTGGCCTTCCACTAGCTTTGGAAGTAATAGGTTCCTTGTTGTTTGGAAAAGGTACAAGAGAATGGGAATCTGCATTAGACCAGTTCAAAAAAATCCCTAACAGAAGGATCCAAGAAATACTTAAGGTGAGCTATAATGCTTTAGAGGAAAATCAACAGAGAATTTTTCTTGACATTGCTTGCTGCTTGAAAGGATATGAATTGGAAGAGGTTGAAGACATACTTGGTGTTCATTATGGTGTTTGCATGAAATATGACATAGGAGTGTTGGTGGATAAATCTCTCATAAAAATTAAGAATGGCTGTGTGACACTTCATGAATTGATAGAAGTTATGGGTAAGGAAATCGATCGCCAAGAATCACCCAAAGAGCTTGGGAAACACAGGAGGTTATGGTTCCATAAAGATATAATTCAAGTTTTAGCAGAAAATACA GGGACTAGTGAGATTGAAATAATCTGTTTGGATTTCCCCTTatatgaagaagatgaagaagtattTGTAGAATGGGATGGAGAGGCCTTCAAGAAGATGGAAAACCTCAAAACACTAATTATTAGAAACTCTCATTTTTCAAAAGGTCCAGCATATCTTCCAAATAGTTTAAGAGTATTAGAATGGTGGACATATCCATTACAGGATTTACCAACTGATTTTCATCCGAGCAAACTTGCCATATGCAAATTACCCAGAAGTTGCTTTACATCACTTGAGTTAGCTACCATATCAAAGGCATGTGTAATGGGTTCATTTCCACGATCATTCGAAGATTATTCTGTTGGTTCTtatttgttttccctttttcttttgcaGAAGTTCATGAATCTGACAGTTCTGAATTTTGATGGGACTGAATGTTTGACAAAAATACCTGACATATCGAGCCTccaaaatttagaaaaactgACATTTGAGTGTTGTGAGAATTTAGTTGCAATTCATGGTTCTGTGGGTTTTCTTGATAAACTTAAAATCTTGAGTGCTTTTGGCTGCAGCAAGCTTACGAGTTTTCCACCCATCAAGTTGATCTCTCTTGAACGACTAGATatttcatcttgttcaagtcttGAGAGTTTTCCAGAAATATTAGGAAAGATGGAAAATATAACGCAGCTAGAGTTGAAGTACACTCCCTTAAAAGAATTCCCATTTTCATTTAGAAATCTTGCTCGACTTCAAGATTTGGTGCTGGTTGACTGCGGAAATGTTCAGTTGCCGAGTAGCATTGTCATGTTGCCAGAACTGGCTGAGATTTTCGCCCTGGGGTGTAAAGGCTGGCTATTGCCAAAACAAGATGAGAATGATGAAGAAAAATTGAGCTCAGTGTCTTCAAATGTAAAATGTCTTTGTCTCTCAGGCTGCAATCTATCAGATGAATACTTTCCCATGGTTTTAGCATGGTTTGGTAATGTGAAAGAGTTAGAACTATCAAGCAATAGCTTCACATTTCTTCCAGAATGCATCAAACAATGTCGTTCTTTAAAATTACTTAACTTGGATAACTGTGAGCATCTTCGAGAAATTAGAGGGACTCCACCAAATTTAGAATATTTCTCTGCTGGAAATTGCAAATCCATGAGTTTCTGTTGTTCAGCCATGCTATTGGACCAG GAACTGCATGTGGCTGGAAACACTATGTTTTGTTTGCCAGGATCTAGAATACCAGAATGGCTAGAGCAACAAAGTATAGGTCCATCACTATCTTTCTGGTTTCGTGAGAAGTTCCCTGTCATGGATTTGTGTTTTGTTATTGGGCCAATGGGTAAGGACTCTATTTTGTTTAGACCAATCATGACCATCAATGGCAACACAATGGAGATACAGTCCTTAACTGATAAGAGGTTTTGTTTCGATTTCCCTGCATTGGATTATCATATACTCATCATTGGTACAAAGTACATGAAGTTTGGAGATAATCTGGATAAACCACTCTCAAAAAATGAATGGAATCATGTGGTGGTTTCCATTGCTCTTGATTTTGAACCAACCCCTAAAGAGATTATTGTCAAGCAAACTGCACTCCATGTAATCAAACCAGAAAGTAGCATGGATGATATCCAATTCACTGATCCTTGTAAGCAACCATCCTTCAAAGAGAAGCAAAGATTGGTTGACACTGTTGATTGTCACAGACAATTTATGCAGCACCAAACCACTTTGGTTTCATTGGAACCACATGTGAGACAAGGCAGAAATTCACTTTCATTGATTCCACCTCAAGAATGCAAAAATAATCTGAACTGGGATTCATTTTCAACTGGAACAAGTAGCATTGCCAGTGTCCAGG AATATGAAATTGCATCAAAGAAGTTACGTTTGGACATGGGAATTTTGCAATTTGTGCAGCAGCGGAAAAGATTGGCTATTTTGGGTTTACTGCAACAACGACGCATGGCTTCATTGGATTTACTGCAACGAAGGGGCAGAGAATTGCTTTCATTGCTTTGTTCTCCATCATTGGAGTTGATGGTCTCATGGCAGAGGAGATGCATCACAACTTTCCAAG GTTTGCAGGAGCAACATTTACCTTCGACCATCAAACAAAACTTTGAAGGCTGTAATGGCATCAATGAAGCCAAAGTGAATGAAGTGATAAGATGCAACAACAATTATGGAAATGACAATGAAAGAAACCCATTAGTGGAACAGCTTCTACTGAGAAAG GAGGATGATATTCACAGCAAGAGATACCAACATGTCTGGAAAATGGCTTCGGATCCAATGGAATTAGAATATCTTGTACATATTCAGAAGATCAATCTGTCTCAAAGATAA